One genomic region from Amycolatopsis sp. FBCC-B4732 encodes:
- a CDS encoding ABC transporter ATP-binding protein, whose translation MTEPQNGGPEVVAEGGLVAELQQMTAEERAEHDAEVAEVVAPDRDIEVEVGETLLEVDDVTMRFGGLVALDQISFGIRRGEILGLIGPNGAGKTTCFNAMTGVYRPTSGEVRLEGKALGKTSRHGITQLGIARTFQNIRLFSEMTALENVVVGTDARHKTSLLGALVRSPRHHREEKAAVEKAMALLEFVGIADRAADRAKNLPYGYQRRLEIARALATEPKLLCLDEPAAGFNPAEKEDLMGLIRTIRDDGYTVLLIEHDMKLVMGVTDRIVVLEFGKKIAEGLPAEIRENPAVIAAYLGVPDDDVA comes from the coding sequence ATGACCGAGCCCCAGAACGGCGGGCCGGAGGTCGTCGCCGAGGGCGGCCTCGTCGCCGAACTGCAGCAGATGACGGCGGAGGAGCGGGCCGAGCACGACGCCGAGGTCGCCGAGGTCGTCGCGCCGGACCGCGACATCGAGGTCGAGGTCGGCGAGACGTTGCTCGAGGTCGACGACGTGACGATGCGCTTCGGCGGTCTCGTCGCGCTCGACCAGATCTCCTTCGGCATCCGCCGCGGCGAGATCCTCGGCCTGATCGGGCCGAACGGCGCGGGCAAGACGACGTGCTTCAACGCGATGACCGGCGTCTACCGGCCGACCTCGGGCGAGGTCCGGCTGGAGGGCAAGGCGCTGGGCAAGACGTCGCGGCACGGCATCACCCAGCTGGGCATCGCGCGGACGTTCCAGAACATCCGGCTCTTCAGCGAGATGACCGCGCTGGAGAACGTCGTCGTCGGCACCGACGCGCGGCACAAGACCAGCCTGCTCGGCGCGCTGGTCCGCTCCCCGCGCCACCACCGCGAGGAGAAGGCCGCCGTCGAGAAGGCGATGGCCCTGCTGGAGTTCGTCGGCATCGCCGACCGCGCGGCCGACCGGGCGAAGAACCTGCCCTACGGCTACCAGCGGCGCCTGGAGATCGCGCGGGCACTGGCCACCGAGCCGAAGCTGCTCTGCCTGGACGAGCCCGCGGCGGGCTTCAACCCGGCGGAGAAGGAAGACCTGATGGGCCTGATCCGGACCATCCGCGACGACGGCTACACCGTGCTGCTCATCGAACACGACATGAAGCTCGTCATGGGCGTGACCGACCGGATCGTGGTGCTGGAGTTCGGCAAGAAGATCGCCGAAGGACTGCCCGCCGAGATCCGCGAGAACCCCGCGGTGATCGCGGCCTACCTGGGGGTGCCTGACGATGACGTTGCTTGA
- a CDS encoding ABC transporter ATP-binding protein: protein MTLLELSDVSVHYGRIQAVSGLSISVEEGEIVTLIGANGAGKSTTMRAISGIRPISSGKITFAGEDISKLRGDLRVVRGISQAPEGRGIFPGMTVMENLDMGAYARKDRKDLAEDLERVFELFPRLAERKGQFGGTMSGGEQQMLAIGRALMAKPKLLLLDEPSMGLAPQFIQQIFRIITEINKQGTTVLLVEQNAQQALSRAHRAYVLETGRITKSGTGKELLADNSIKEAYLGVG from the coding sequence ATGACGTTGCTTGAGTTGTCGGACGTGTCCGTCCACTACGGACGGATCCAGGCGGTTTCCGGGCTGTCCATCTCGGTCGAGGAAGGCGAGATCGTCACGCTGATCGGGGCCAACGGCGCCGGCAAGTCGACGACGATGCGGGCCATCTCGGGCATCCGGCCGATCTCGTCGGGCAAGATCACGTTCGCCGGCGAGGACATCTCCAAGCTGCGCGGCGACCTCCGGGTCGTCCGCGGCATCTCGCAGGCGCCGGAAGGCCGCGGGATCTTCCCGGGCATGACGGTGATGGAGAACCTCGACATGGGCGCCTACGCCCGCAAGGACCGCAAGGACCTGGCCGAGGACCTGGAACGGGTCTTCGAGCTGTTCCCGCGGCTGGCGGAGCGCAAGGGCCAGTTCGGCGGCACGATGTCCGGCGGCGAGCAGCAGATGCTCGCGATCGGGCGCGCGCTGATGGCGAAGCCGAAGCTGCTGCTGCTGGACGAGCCGTCGATGGGGCTCGCCCCGCAGTTCATCCAGCAGATCTTCCGGATCATCACGGAGATCAACAAGCAGGGCACCACCGTGCTGCTGGTGGAGCAGAACGCGCAGCAGGCGCTGTCCCGCGCCCACCGCGCGTACGTCCTCGAAACCGGCCGGATCACCAAGTCCGGCACCGGCAAGGAACTGCTCGCGGACAACAGCATCAAGGAGGCCTACCTGGGCGTCGGCTGA
- a CDS encoding S9 family peptidase, whose translation MIEGIAAGVPFVAVPPANAGEPAALVAGWHLMDVPSSEQAMAEAVPMAGLQAWRVYFGLPLSGARLPEGGHDEVFRRAGEDAVLNVFEPVTEQAAGEFPAALAELRDRLPGASGPLGVFGGSAGAIVALEVLARGDAEITAAAVVSPVVQLAPMIAANERRFGVTYAWTERSRAVAARYDYVNRAAELTAPLLLVTGADDDVAVREPAAALHEKLGAELVAVEGMAHELPPGTPAAARVDAAFTGWFARQLRG comes from the coding sequence ATGATCGAGGGTATCGCGGCCGGGGTGCCGTTCGTGGCGGTGCCGCCGGCGAACGCCGGCGAACCGGCGGCGCTGGTGGCCGGCTGGCACCTGATGGACGTGCCGTCGAGCGAGCAGGCGATGGCCGAGGCCGTGCCGATGGCGGGTCTCCAGGCGTGGCGGGTGTACTTCGGGCTGCCGCTGAGCGGGGCGCGGCTGCCCGAAGGCGGCCACGACGAGGTCTTCCGGCGGGCGGGCGAGGACGCCGTCTTGAACGTCTTCGAGCCCGTGACCGAGCAGGCGGCGGGCGAGTTCCCGGCGGCGCTGGCCGAGCTGCGCGACCGGCTGCCGGGCGCGAGCGGGCCGCTCGGGGTGTTCGGCGGCTCGGCCGGGGCGATCGTGGCGCTGGAGGTGCTGGCGCGCGGGGACGCCGAGATCACCGCCGCCGCGGTGGTCAGCCCGGTCGTGCAGCTCGCGCCGATGATCGCCGCCAACGAGCGGCGCTTCGGGGTGACCTACGCGTGGACCGAGCGGTCCCGCGCGGTCGCGGCGCGCTACGACTACGTGAACCGGGCCGCCGAGCTGACCGCGCCGCTGCTGCTCGTGACCGGGGCCGACGACGACGTCGCCGTGCGCGAACCGGCCGCGGCCCTGCACGAGAAGCTGGGTGCCGAGCTGGTGGCGGTCGAGGGGATGGCGCACGAACTCCCGCCGGGCACGCCGGCCGCGGCCCGGGTCGACGCCGCGTTCACCGGGTGGTTCGCGCGGCAGCTGCGAGGATGA
- a CDS encoding LysR family transcriptional regulator, protein MDLDLAQVRAFVVTADQRHFGRAAQALFLTQQALSKRIRKLEDALAAPLFLRTNRSVELTAEGERFLPHARELVRVADAAVAAMGADDRPLRLDLLDYRLSPMFLLRRLAERDPGLRVDKVAGGGFATAVEKLLSGELDAAFGRVNGFGRPLPDELEHRVVRLEPLVALLAPEHPLAVQDTLPLTDLRADGIWLPGHGGPAEWLSYVHELCTRFGVPIDDSGVSYDLRHTLEQTRYGKRRVTLAGADMELAPDLNLKVLPFEPSPLFPWSLVWRRGKAHPALKRLMALAGRTSREEDWCAYDPAHAWVPDDDVILAAAARTTR, encoded by the coding sequence GTGGACCTCGACCTCGCCCAGGTGCGGGCGTTCGTGGTGACCGCGGACCAGCGCCACTTCGGGCGGGCCGCCCAGGCGCTGTTCCTCACCCAGCAGGCGCTCTCGAAGCGCATCCGCAAGCTCGAGGACGCCCTCGCGGCGCCGTTGTTCCTGCGCACCAACCGGTCGGTCGAGCTGACCGCCGAAGGCGAGCGGTTCCTGCCGCACGCGCGGGAGCTGGTGCGGGTGGCCGACGCGGCGGTGGCCGCCATGGGCGCCGACGACCGGCCGCTGCGCCTCGACCTGCTCGACTACCGCCTCTCCCCGATGTTCCTGCTGCGCCGGCTCGCCGAGCGGGACCCGGGGCTGCGGGTGGACAAGGTCGCCGGCGGCGGGTTCGCCACCGCCGTCGAGAAGCTGCTGAGCGGCGAGCTCGACGCCGCCTTCGGCCGGGTGAACGGCTTCGGGCGGCCGCTGCCCGACGAGCTGGAGCACCGGGTCGTCCGGCTCGAGCCACTGGTCGCCCTGCTCGCCCCGGAACACCCCCTCGCCGTGCAGGACACCCTGCCGCTGACCGACCTCCGCGCCGACGGGATCTGGCTGCCCGGGCACGGCGGCCCCGCCGAATGGCTGTCCTACGTGCACGAGCTGTGCACCCGCTTCGGCGTGCCGATCGACGACTCCGGCGTCAGCTACGACCTGCGGCACACCCTGGAGCAGACCCGCTACGGCAAGCGGCGCGTCACGCTCGCCGGCGCGGACATGGAGCTCGCGCCCGACCTGAACCTGAAGGTGCTGCCGTTCGAGCCGTCACCGCTGTTCCCGTGGTCGCTGGTCTGGCGGCGCGGGAAGGCGCACCCGGCGCTGAAGCGGCTGATGGCGCTGGCCGGGCGCACCAGCCGCGAAGAGGACTGGTGCGCCTACGACCCGGCGCACGCCTGGGTGCCGGACGACGACGTCATCCTCGCAGCTGCCGCGCGAACCACCCGGTGA
- a CDS encoding PaaI family thioesterase, producing the protein MTDSAAPIDVERLSGIDPAAADQQLNDKIGMKLLEATAERVVGTIPVEGNLQPYGLLHGGANAVLAEALGSTVAALNAGPGRAAMGLELSCTHHRAVRAGTVTGVATPLHVGRGTITAEIVLTDDEGRRTCTARLTCVVRDRPPGA; encoded by the coding sequence GTGACGGACAGTGCCGCCCCCATCGACGTGGAGCGGCTGTCGGGCATCGACCCGGCGGCGGCGGACCAGCAGCTGAACGACAAGATCGGCATGAAGCTGCTCGAAGCGACGGCCGAACGCGTGGTCGGCACGATCCCGGTCGAGGGCAACCTCCAGCCCTACGGCCTGCTGCACGGCGGCGCGAACGCGGTGCTCGCCGAGGCGCTGGGCTCGACGGTCGCGGCCCTGAACGCGGGCCCCGGCCGCGCGGCGATGGGGCTCGAGCTGTCCTGCACCCACCACCGGGCCGTGCGCGCGGGCACCGTCACCGGGGTCGCGACGCCGCTGCACGTCGGCCGCGGCACCATCACCGCGGAGATCGTGCTCACCGACGACGAGGGCCGCCGCACCTGCACCGCCCGGCTCACCTGCGTCGTCCGGGACCGCCCGCCGGGCGCCTGA
- the polA gene encoding DNA polymerase I: MSPSEKTTVANATGSTSVAERPKLLLIDGHSMAYRAFFALPAENFKTKTGQVTNAVFGFTSMLINLLRDEAPTHLAVAFDLSRKTFRSETFADYKANRSATPDEFRGQVDLVKEVLDVLGIPSLTKENFEADDIIATLTTQATAEDFDVLICTGDRDALQLVTEHVTVLYPKRGVSEMTRFTPDAVEEKYGLTPRQYPDFAALRGDPSDNLPNIPGVGEKTAAKWIKQFGSLDDLIDRVDEVKGKAGEALRAHLSSVQLNRQLTELIRDVELEIAPAGLELRPWDREAVHALFDELEFRVLRDRLFATLQSAEPEADEGFEVSGAALAPGALGAWLAAHASGGEPVALAFRAVGASVRSDLRAVAFAAADGEGAYVDVTAMDQADDAALAAWFADPEIRKTGHDLKVALHAIHARGWTLAGLAMDTALAAYLVRPGQRTFELDDLALRYLHRELRSETDGGDGQLSLLDGGAEGLEQKEIQEELVKARAIFELAGALEKELEEIGGAKLLAELELPLLEVITELEIAGVAVDLEQLTTLEAHYLSRVTQAAEEAYAVIGKQINLGSPKQLQVVLFDELGMPKTKRTKTGYTTDAEALQGLFEKTEHPFLQHMLEHRDATKLRTTVEGLIKSVADDGRIHTTLLQTIAATGRLSSTEPNLQNIPVRTEEGRRIRDAFVVGEGFSELMTADYSQIEMRIMAHLSKDEGLIEAFNSGEDLHTFVASRAFSMPPEEITPELRYRVKAMSYGLAYGLSAYGLSQQLRISTEDAKSQMEAYFDRFGGVRDYLHSVVGVAAKNGYTETVFGRRRYLPDLNSDNRQRREMAERMALNAPIQGSAADIIKVAMLNVHRELVKAKLKSRILLQVHDELVLEVAEGEREQLEKLVRHGMGSAYELAVPLEVSVGYGRSWNEAAH, encoded by the coding sequence GTGAGCCCGAGTGAGAAGACGACCGTTGCCAACGCCACAGGATCGACCAGCGTCGCCGAGCGCCCGAAGCTGCTGCTGATCGACGGCCATTCGATGGCCTACCGCGCGTTCTTCGCGCTGCCGGCGGAGAACTTCAAGACCAAGACCGGCCAGGTCACGAACGCGGTCTTCGGCTTCACCTCGATGCTCATCAACCTGCTCCGCGACGAAGCGCCGACCCACCTCGCGGTGGCGTTCGACCTCTCGCGCAAGACGTTCCGCTCGGAGACGTTCGCGGACTACAAGGCGAACCGCAGCGCGACGCCGGACGAGTTCCGCGGCCAGGTCGACCTGGTCAAGGAAGTCCTCGACGTGCTCGGCATCCCGTCGCTGACGAAGGAGAACTTCGAGGCCGACGACATCATCGCCACGCTCACGACGCAGGCGACGGCGGAGGACTTCGACGTCCTGATCTGTACGGGTGACCGGGACGCGCTGCAGCTGGTCACCGAGCACGTGACCGTGCTGTACCCGAAGCGCGGCGTGTCGGAGATGACCCGGTTCACCCCGGACGCCGTCGAGGAGAAGTACGGGCTCACCCCGCGGCAGTACCCGGACTTCGCGGCGCTGCGCGGCGACCCCTCGGACAACCTGCCGAACATCCCGGGCGTCGGCGAGAAGACCGCGGCCAAGTGGATCAAGCAGTTCGGCTCGCTCGACGACCTGATCGACCGCGTCGACGAGGTCAAGGGCAAGGCGGGGGAGGCGCTGCGCGCGCACCTCAGCTCGGTCCAGCTGAACCGCCAGCTCACCGAGCTGATCCGCGACGTCGAGCTGGAGATCGCCCCGGCCGGGCTGGAGCTGCGCCCGTGGGACCGCGAAGCCGTGCACGCGCTGTTCGACGAGCTGGAGTTCCGCGTGCTGCGGGACAGGCTGTTCGCGACGCTGCAGAGCGCCGAGCCGGAGGCCGACGAGGGCTTCGAGGTCTCGGGTGCCGCGCTGGCGCCCGGCGCGCTCGGCGCGTGGCTGGCGGCGCACGCGAGCGGGGGCGAGCCGGTGGCGCTGGCGTTCCGCGCGGTGGGCGCGTCCGTCCGCTCCGACCTGCGCGCGGTCGCTTTCGCGGCGGCGGACGGCGAAGGCGCGTATGTCGACGTCACGGCGATGGACCAGGCGGACGACGCCGCGCTGGCCGCCTGGTTCGCCGACCCGGAGATCCGCAAGACCGGCCACGACCTCAAGGTCGCGCTGCACGCGATCCACGCCCGCGGCTGGACGCTGGCCGGGCTCGCCATGGACACCGCGCTGGCCGCGTACCTGGTGCGCCCGGGTCAGCGCACGTTCGAGCTGGACGACCTCGCGCTGCGCTACCTGCACCGCGAGCTGCGCTCGGAGACCGACGGCGGCGACGGCCAGCTGTCGCTGCTCGACGGCGGCGCGGAAGGCCTGGAGCAGAAGGAAATCCAGGAAGAGCTCGTCAAGGCCCGCGCCATCTTCGAGCTGGCCGGCGCGCTCGAGAAGGAGCTGGAGGAGATCGGCGGCGCGAAACTGCTCGCCGAGCTGGAACTGCCGCTGCTGGAGGTGATCACCGAGCTGGAGATCGCCGGGGTCGCCGTCGACCTGGAGCAGCTGACCACGCTGGAAGCGCACTACCTTTCGCGCGTCACGCAGGCGGCCGAAGAGGCGTACGCGGTGATCGGCAAGCAGATCAACCTCGGTTCGCCGAAGCAGCTGCAGGTCGTGCTCTTCGACGAGCTCGGCATGCCGAAGACCAAGCGCACCAAGACCGGCTACACGACCGACGCCGAGGCGCTGCAGGGGCTGTTCGAGAAGACCGAACACCCGTTCCTGCAGCACATGCTGGAGCACCGGGACGCGACGAAGCTGCGCACGACGGTCGAGGGGCTGATCAAGTCCGTCGCCGACGACGGGCGCATCCACACCACGCTGCTGCAGACGATCGCGGCCACCGGGCGGCTGTCCTCGACCGAGCCCAACCTGCAGAACATCCCCGTGCGCACCGAGGAAGGCCGTCGCATCCGCGACGCGTTCGTCGTCGGTGAGGGCTTTTCCGAGCTGATGACCGCGGACTACAGCCAGATCGAAATGCGGATCATGGCGCACCTGTCGAAGGACGAAGGCCTGATCGAGGCGTTCAACTCCGGTGAAGACCTGCACACGTTCGTGGCGTCGCGGGCGTTCTCGATGCCGCCGGAGGAGATCACGCCGGAGCTGCGCTACCGCGTCAAGGCGATGTCGTACGGCCTCGCGTACGGGCTTTCGGCGTACGGGCTTTCGCAGCAGCTGCGGATTTCCACCGAGGACGCCAAGTCCCAGATGGAGGCGTACTTCGACCGCTTCGGCGGCGTGCGCGACTACCTCCACTCGGTCGTCGGTGTCGCGGCGAAGAACGGTTACACCGAAACGGTCTTCGGCCGCCGCCGCTACCTGCCGGACCTCAACAGCGACAACCGCCAGCGCCGCGAGATGGCCGAGCGGATGGCGCTGAACGCCCCGATCCAGGGCAGCGCGGCCGACATCATCAAGGTCGCGATGCTCAACGTCCACCGCGAACTCGTCAAGGCGAAGCTGAAGAGCCGGATCCTGCTGCAGGTCCACGACGAGCTCGTGCTGGAGGTCGCCGAAGGGGAGCGCGAACAGCTGGAGAAGCTGGTGCGCCACGGCATGGGCTCGGCGTACGAGCTCGCCGTGCCCCTCGAGGTCTCGGTCGGCTACGGGCGGTCGTGGAACGAAGCCGCGCACTGA
- a CDS encoding EF-hand domain-containing protein: MASDFQRRKIAGIFGAMDADDDGYLTESDFRALTARWLDVRGTDGGTPEGVKLTSIMMGWWTTLRDASDRDRDGKVSLDEVLAVVDELPKTPGAVTGTASAMFEAVDENGDGAISAAEYHRMIEAWSGATTSTYDVFALLDTDGDGRLSHAEFTGHWYEFWAGDDPAAPGSAVFGRV, encoded by the coding sequence ATGGCCAGTGACTTCCAGCGACGCAAGATCGCCGGCATCTTCGGCGCGATGGACGCCGACGACGACGGCTACCTGACCGAGTCCGACTTCCGCGCGCTCACGGCGAGGTGGCTCGACGTGCGCGGCACCGACGGCGGCACACCCGAAGGCGTGAAGCTCACCTCGATCATGATGGGCTGGTGGACGACGCTGCGCGACGCCTCCGACCGCGACCGCGACGGCAAGGTCTCCCTCGACGAGGTCCTCGCCGTCGTCGACGAGCTCCCGAAGACACCCGGCGCGGTCACCGGAACCGCGTCGGCGATGTTCGAAGCGGTCGACGAAAACGGCGACGGCGCGATCTCGGCGGCGGAGTACCACCGGATGATCGAGGCGTGGAGCGGTGCCACGACGTCGACCTACGACGTGTTCGCGCTGCTCGACACCGACGGCGACGGGCGGCTTTCCCACGCCGAGTTCACCGGGCACTGGTACGAGTTCTGGGCGGGCGACGACCCGGCGGCTCCGGGGAGCGCCGTCTTCGGCCGGGTTTGA
- a CDS encoding trypsin-like peptidase domain-containing protein — MGFERERRRWRVRLHDELGRVCGAGTVLDEYHVLTSAHVVETAGGPKSALTVDFVGLAEALPGTATVVEGCWVPSDGGGHGDLALLRLDRPESRVFRAPLHRMPLGEHQLVRAFGFPPGSVGRWTHARLGAPEPTGGEWVRLFRTAEAEPLGPGFGGTAVLDEATGHVVGVVVGKDTGTWMVPVETMLGHLPQLSIWTSGSPAIDASFSRPVGEAVDVSFVQRVADWFAKAEPGTVWVVDTGEAGSPVAAALRFGIVLADRERSLGVAGLPPAFGQMPPAGSVDLAVDATGRTADAVRHRIADRLTNGVAGRTLVVDAIDDSAEPDRLVGEVLAPLAGRAAELGLRLLLGFREESSPGVAAVRAGTAAARPAPDDLAGRLEVLTQAVAELAEIEAYQLRVATRFTGVAMLPARAHRLRGALKQLRSAEVDGDAEWVERHIDSHEHAVAPAVEDGRRQRAVLDGLMARREELRARLAGDNELAREHGLESDPELDQAYVPAKRLLIDGPCELTAAATAVDTYAAAVRARLEDRG, encoded by the coding sequence ATGGGGTTCGAGCGTGAGCGACGACGCTGGCGGGTCCGGCTGCACGACGAACTCGGCCGGGTGTGCGGGGCGGGCACGGTACTGGACGAGTACCACGTGCTGACGAGCGCGCACGTCGTCGAGACGGCCGGCGGGCCGAAGTCCGCGCTGACCGTCGACTTCGTCGGCCTGGCCGAGGCACTGCCCGGCACCGCGACCGTCGTCGAAGGCTGCTGGGTGCCCTCCGACGGTGGCGGGCACGGCGATCTCGCCCTGCTGCGCCTGGACCGCCCCGAATCGCGCGTGTTCCGCGCGCCGCTGCACCGCATGCCGCTCGGCGAGCACCAGCTCGTGCGCGCGTTCGGCTTCCCGCCCGGCTCGGTCGGCCGGTGGACGCACGCCCGGCTCGGCGCCCCGGAACCGACCGGCGGCGAGTGGGTCCGCCTGTTCCGCACCGCCGAAGCCGAGCCGCTCGGCCCCGGCTTCGGCGGCACGGCGGTGCTCGACGAGGCGACCGGCCACGTCGTCGGCGTGGTCGTCGGCAAGGACACCGGGACGTGGATGGTGCCCGTCGAAACCATGCTCGGCCACCTGCCGCAGCTGAGCATCTGGACGTCGGGCAGCCCGGCCATCGACGCCAGCTTTTCGCGCCCGGTCGGGGAAGCCGTCGACGTCTCGTTCGTGCAGCGCGTCGCGGACTGGTTCGCGAAGGCCGAGCCCGGCACGGTCTGGGTGGTCGACACCGGCGAGGCGGGTTCACCCGTGGCGGCGGCCCTGCGGTTCGGCATCGTCCTGGCCGACCGCGAGCGCTCGCTCGGCGTGGCCGGCCTGCCGCCCGCGTTCGGGCAGATGCCGCCGGCGGGCAGCGTCGACCTGGCCGTCGACGCGACCGGCCGCACCGCCGACGCCGTCCGCCACCGCATCGCCGACCGGCTGACGAACGGGGTCGCCGGCCGCACCCTGGTCGTCGACGCGATCGACGACTCGGCCGAACCCGACCGCCTGGTCGGCGAGGTGCTCGCGCCGCTGGCCGGCCGTGCGGCCGAGCTGGGACTGCGCCTGCTGCTGGGTTTCCGCGAGGAGTCGTCCCCGGGAGTGGCGGCGGTCCGCGCGGGCACGGCGGCGGCCCGCCCGGCTCCGGACGACCTCGCCGGCCGCCTCGAGGTGCTGACGCAGGCGGTGGCGGAGCTCGCGGAGATCGAGGCGTACCAGCTGCGCGTGGCGACGCGCTTCACGGGCGTGGCCATGCTCCCGGCCCGCGCCCACCGCCTCCGCGGCGCGTTGAAGCAGCTGCGTTCGGCGGAGGTCGACGGCGACGCGGAGTGGGTGGAGCGCCACATCGACAGCCACGAGCACGCGGTAGCCCCAGCGGTCGAGGACGGCCGCCGCCAGCGCGCGGTCCTGGACGGCTTGATGGCCCGCCGCGAGGAACTCCGAGCGCGCCTGGCGGGCGACAACGAGCTGGCCCGCGAGCACGGCCTGGAGAGCGACCCGGAACTGGACCAGGCGTACGTCCCGGCGAAGCGCCTGCTGATCGACGGCCCGTGCGAGCTGACGGCGGCGGCCACGGCGGTGGACACGTACGCGGCAGCGGTCCGGGCGCGGTTGGAAGACCGCGGCTGA
- a CDS encoding TetR/AcrR family transcriptional regulator, translated as MSGGTKQKLFEATLELSKSRGLVGLTVDDIAAAAGVAKGTVYYNFGSKDGLVDALLRYGVDMLALRLRSAVSDADPLAVIEAQVDTTLEFIAQYPGFSQILVSELWRTPGQWHGTLSLLREEIISIVKQQLSRLESAGRLPEGVEIPTAAAGLFGTMLVVALDWQVFGPQRTRAEVRDAVMVLIRGLGRR; from the coding sequence GTGAGCGGCGGGACGAAGCAGAAGCTCTTCGAGGCCACATTGGAGCTCTCGAAGAGCCGGGGCCTGGTCGGCCTGACGGTCGACGACATCGCGGCGGCGGCCGGGGTCGCGAAGGGGACGGTGTACTACAACTTCGGCTCGAAGGACGGCCTGGTCGACGCGCTCCTGCGGTACGGCGTCGACATGCTCGCTCTCCGGTTGCGCTCCGCCGTTTCGGACGCGGACCCGCTGGCGGTGATCGAGGCGCAGGTCGACACGACGCTGGAGTTCATCGCGCAGTACCCGGGGTTTTCGCAGATCCTGGTGAGCGAGCTGTGGCGGACGCCGGGCCAGTGGCACGGGACGCTTTCGCTGCTGCGCGAGGAGATCATCTCGATCGTGAAGCAGCAGCTGTCCCGGTTGGAGTCGGCGGGGCGCCTGCCGGAGGGAGTGGAAATCCCGACGGCGGCGGCGGGGCTGTTCGGGACCATGCTGGTGGTGGCGCTGGACTGGCAGGTGTTCGGACCACAGCGGACCCGGGCGGAGGTCCGGGACGCGGTGATGGTGCTGATCCGGGGTTTGGGGCGGCGGTAG